One part of the Vicugna pacos chromosome 20, VicPac4, whole genome shotgun sequence genome encodes these proteins:
- the LOC102541023 gene encoding olfactory receptor 2H1, with protein sequence MVNHSSPADFLLLGFSEHPGLERILFVLVLASYLMTLVGNTLIILLSMLEPRLHSPMYFFLSNLSFLDLCFTTSCVPQMLVNLWGPNKTISFLGCSVQLFIFLSLGTTECVLLTVMAFDRYVAVCQPLHYTTIIHPRLCRQLAAVAWVIGLVESVVQTPPTLRLPFCSHRQVDDFVCEVPALIRLSCGDTSYNEIQMTVASIFILVVPLSLILISYGAIARAVLRINSATAWRKALGTCSSHLTVVTLFYSSVMAIYLQPKNPYAQKRGKFFGLFYAVGTPSLNPLIYTLRNKEIKRAFRRLLGKDVDSRES encoded by the coding sequence ATGGTCAACCACAGCTCCCCAGCGGACTTCCTCCTTCTGGGCTTCTCTGAACACCCAGGACTTGAAAGAATCCTCTTCGTGCTCGTCTTAGCTTCCTACCTCATGACTCTGGTGGGCAACACGCTCATCATCCTGTTATCCATGCTGGAGCCCAGGCTCCACTCCCCAATGTACTTTTTCCTCTCCAACCTCTCCTTCTTGGACCTCTGTTTCACCACAAGTTGTGTCCCCCAGATGCTGGTCAACCTCTGGGGCCCAAACAAGACCATCAGCTTCCTAGGCTGCTCAGTCCAGCTCTTCATCTTCCTGTCCTTGGGGACCACCGAATGTGTCCTCTTGACAGTGATGGCCTTTGACCGCTATGTGGCTGTCTGCCAGCCCCTCCACTACACCACCATCATCCACCCTCGCCTCTGTCGGCAGCTGGCGGCCGTGGCCTGGGTCATTGGGCTGGTGGAGTCTGTGGTCCAGACACCACCCACCCTCCGCCTGCCTTTCTGCTCCCACCGGCAGGTGGATGATTTTGTGTGTGAGGTCCCGGCTCTAATTCGACTTTCCTGTGGGGACACCAGCTACAATGAGATCCAGATGACTGTCGCCAGTATCTTCATCTTGGTCGTGCCCCTCAGCCTCATCCTGATTTCCTACGGAGCCATTGCCCGGGCAGTGCTGAGGATTAACTCTGCCACAGCCTGGAGGAAGGCTCTGGGAACCTGCTCCTCCCATCTCACGGTGGTCACCCTCTTCTACAGCTCAGTCATGGCCATCTACCTCCAGCCCAAAAATCCCTACGCCCAGAAGAGGGGCAAGTTCTTTGGTCTCTTCTATGCAGTAGGCACCCCTTCACTTAACCCTCTCATATACACCCTGAGGAATAAGGAGATAAAGAGGGCATTCAGGAGGTTGCTGGGGAAGGATGTGGACTCCAGGGAGAGCTG